The following DNA comes from Hymenobacter siberiensis.
GCGTATGGCCTGCTGCCCCGGCGGCTCGATTGCGTGGCGGCCCTGGTGCCCGGCATTTTCACCTACGAAACCGCCGATGGCCGCGTGCATTACCTGGCCGTGGACGAAGGCGTGCTGCTCAAAGCCGGGCCCGACGTGTCGGTGTCGGTGCGCAACGCCATCGGCGGGGTCGGCCTCGGCCAGCTCCGCGAATTAGTGGAGCAGGACTTTCGCCGCCACGATGCCGAGGAGCAGGCGGCCCGCACCACCCTGCGGAAAATAGAAACCGGCCTGCTCACCCGGCTCGAAACACTGCAACAGTCCTAGCCCCTCCTGCCCATGAAACCCGCCGCCGACAAACCGGACGCATCGCTCAGCCAGCGCATTGGTGCCCTGGAAACGCGCAAGCTGCACGCCCTGCACAACCCCAAAAAGGGCGTGTGGTACGGCGTGGGCATGTTCGGCATGATTGGCTGGTCGGTGGCGGTGCCAGTGCTGGCGGGCACGGCGCTGGGCGTGTGGCTCGACCGCCGCTACCCGCAGACGTTTTCCTGGACGGTGACCCTGCTCTTTGCCGGGCTGGTAGTGGGCTGCCTCACCGCCTGGGTCTGGGTGAGGAAAGAAGGCAACGAACCCCCAGCGCAAACCACTAAAACTCCTTCCGATGACTGAAATCTTTCCGCTCGCGCTGGCCCTGATTGCGGGGCTGGCCCTGGGCACTCTGTTTTTCTATGGCCTGTGGCTCACGGTGCGGCGCGCCCTCATGGCCCGCTACCCGGCGCTCTGGCTGCTGGGCAGCCTGCTGGGCCGGCTGGCCCTGGCCGGGGCCGGCTTCTACTACGTGGGCCAGGGCAGCTGGTCCCGGCTGGTG
Coding sequences within:
- a CDS encoding F0F1 ATP synthase subunit epsilon; translation: MNLKVLLPFRVFLDIGQISRIVLETSAGAYGLLPRRLDCVAALVPGIFTYETADGRVHYLAVDEGVLLKAGPDVSVSVRNAIGGVGLGQLRELVEQDFRRHDAEEQAARTTLRKIETGLLTRLETLQQS
- a CDS encoding AtpZ/AtpI family protein is translated as MKPAADKPDASLSQRIGALETRKLHALHNPKKGVWYGVGMFGMIGWSVAVPVLAGTALGVWLDRRYPQTFSWTVTLLFAGLVVGCLTAWVWVRKEGNEPPAQTTKTPSDD
- a CDS encoding ATP synthase subunit I; the encoded protein is MTEIFPLALALIAGLALGTLFFYGLWLTVRRALMARYPALWLLGSLLGRLALAGAGFYYVGQGSWSRLVACLAGFVAARYLVAHFTRPAAARPFSKPLTHES